Within the Kingella potus genome, the region GCATCCACACCGCCGCCGGCAGCCCCCTGCTGCAAAACCTCACGCTCGCCGCCCCGTCCGCCCAATGGCTGCTGCTCGACGGCAGAAGCGGCATCGGCAAAACCACCCTGATGCGCACCCTTGCCGGCCTGTGGCCCTACTATCGCGGCAGCTTCCGGCTGGGCAGCCCCCGCGTCCTGTTTCTGCCGCAACGCCCCTACCTGCCGCAGGACAGCCTGCACAACCTCGTCTGCTACCCCGACACCGCGCCGCGCGGCGCAAACGAAGTCCAAGCCGCATTGGAACAAGTCGGCCTGGGCCGTCTGGACACACAGCTTCACAGCGAAGACGCATGGCACAAAATCCTTTCCGGCGGCGAACAGCAGCGCATCAGCCTCGCCCGCGCCCTGCTTGCCCGCCCCGACATCCTGTTTCTCGACGAAGCCACCAACCAGCTCGACGACGCTTCCGCCGTGCAGCTTCTTTCGCTGCTCAAACGCAGCCTGCCCGACACGCTGGTGGTCGGCATCAGCCACCAAATGCCCGTGAAAGACTTGTTTGACCGCCGCGCCGACTTGGGCGCGTTTGCAGCGGAGCAACAGCCGCAGGAAGCGGCATCAGACAAAGCAGAGGCCGTCTGAAAAGCATCTGCACTTTTCAGACGGCCTCCAAGGTAGGGTGTGTGGCGCAGCCACGCACGCGTTCTTTGTTTTACAGGAAGCCTTTCCGACCAAACCGCAAATCCGCGTGCGTCGCCTCGGGGCGACACACCCTACGCGGGATTACGCGGGATGCGGCAGGACAAACAGAAAAGGCCGTCTGAAACCCGAAGAATCCGCCGCAAACCCACTCCCTCCCCTGCGCCCGCGCGGAGGAGGGTCGGGGAGGGGGTGGCGGTTTGCAAAACCGCTTTTCCGCCCGCAAACGCAGCCGAAGCGGCAGCAGCCCCCACCCTAACCCTCCCCCGCAGGCGGGAGAGGGGATAAAGGCCGTCTGAAACACGGATTCGGCCTATTCGAAATGCCGTTTGCAGTTTTCAGACGGCCTCATGTTTCGAATGACAGAACACCACGCTCCGTGCGGACAGAGCGTAGGGTGTGTCGCTCCGGCGACGCACGCGTTTTCAGGGTTTTCAGACGGCTTCTTGCCGCTATACGGCACAAGCCGCGTGCGTGGCAGAGCCACACACCCTACCTAAACGGCAAACGCAGCCTGAACCCGACCCAACGCCCAACCGGCGCGGCTCCAACAAAGTGAAAACGGGTTTTCCGCCGCCGCCCGGCCTTGTTCTGCGCAAGCCTGCGGCGAAGCGTACAATCGCTGTTTTCCTTCCGATAAAGCAGGGTCATGAAACGTATTCTTTGCGCCGCAGAAGCAGGCCGTCTGAAAAGCCGTTTGCGGCGGGGCGGGCTGGTGGCCTATCCTACCGAGTCGTGCTTTGGCATAGGCTGTCTGCCGCACCATGCCAAAGCACTCAAAGCCCTGGTTCGGCTCAAACGCCGCCCGCAGCACAAGGGGATGATTGTTGTCGGCGACACGCTTGCGCGTCTGCGGCCGCTGTTGCGCCCTTTGGCAGAGGATGATGCCGCCGCGCTGGAAAGCATCTGGCCGGCGCGGCAGACTTTTCTGCTGCCCGCCGCACGCAATGTGCCGCCGCTGCTGCGCGGCAGGGGGCGGGCCGCTCTGGCGGTGCGTGTGCCGGCTCATGAGGCCGCGCGGGATTTGTGCCGCCTGCTGGGCACGCCGCTGGTGTCCACTTCCTGCAACCGTGCGGGCAAACGCCCCTGCCGCAGCACGCGGGAGGTGCGGCGGCAGTTCGGCCGCAGCGTGTATGTGGCGGCGGGACGCTGCGGCGGCAGTAAAACACCCAGCACGATGACCGATTGGGCAACGGGCAGGCGGCTGCGCTGAATGGGAAGGCCGTCTGAAACAGGGTGTTCAGACGGCCTTTTGCATGGTTTCGCGCTGACAGTCTGTGTAGGGTGTGCGGCTCTGCCGTGCACGCGGTTGCAGAGATTGCACGGCCTTTGCGCGGCGGCGGGGAACGCGTGCGTCGCCTTTGGGGCGACACACCCTACGCGGGATTACGCGGGATGCGGTGGGGCAAACGGAAAAGGCCGTCTGAAACCGAAGAATCCGCCGCAAACCCGCTCCCTCTCCTGCGCCCGCGCGGGGGAGGGCTGGGGAGGGGGTGGCGGTTTGCCAAACCGCTTTCCCGCCCGCCAGCGCAGCCGAAGCGGCAACAGCCCCCACTCTGACCCTCCCCCGCAGGCGGGAGGGAACAGAGGCCGTCTGAAAGCGCAGCTTCAACGAAGTGAAAACACGGATTCGGCTCGTCCGAAATACCGTTTTACGGTTTTCAGACGGCCTCCAAGGTAGGGTGTGCGGCTCTGCCGCGCACGCGGTTGCGGAGATTCTACGGCCTTTGTGCGGCGGCGGGGAGCGCGTGCGTCGCCTTTGGGGCGACACACCCTACGTGGGATTACGCGGGATGCGGTGGGGCAAACGGAAAAGGCCGTCTGAAAACGGATTTTCAGACGGCCTTTTTTGCTGCTTGTGGTTTACCAGCCTTTATTGTCCAGGTTTACCAGCCTTTATTGTCCAGGTTTTGCAGGCTTTGGCGGACTTGGTTTTGCACTTCGCTGTTGAGGCGGCGGCTGATGGCGCGGGCGAGGTCGTCTTCGTCGGGGGTGTAGTCGACGAGTTCGGGGGCTTTGATTTGGTCGCGGGCAACGCTGTATATGTTGCCGAAGCCGTCGATGAGGCCGTTTTTCTGTGCTTCGAGGCCGGTGTAGATGCGGCCGCTGAAGATTTCGGGGTCGCCGGTTTTGAGGCGGCTGCCGCGTCCGGTTTTGACGGCGTTGATAAATTCGCCGTGGATGTCGTCGAGCATTTTCTGCCAGATGGCGGTTTGCTCGGGGGTTTCGGGCGAGAAGGGGTCGCCCATGCCTTTGTTGCTGCCGGCGGTGCGCAGGCGGCGTTTGATGCCGAGTTTGTCCATCAGCTCGGTAAAGTCGAAGCTGCCGCCGATCACGCCGATGCTGCCGACGAGGCTGGACGGGTCGGCGTAGATTTTGTCGGCGGCGGCGGCGATGTAGTAGCAGCCGGAGGCGCACATGTCTTCGGCAACGAGGTAGAGGGGGATGTTTTTGTGCTGTTCTTTGAGGCGGCGGATTTCGTTGAAGGCGGTGTTGGAGATGACGGGGGAGCCGCCGGGGGAGTTGGCGCGGATGATGATGCCTTTGACGTTTTTGTCGGCGTAGGCGGCTTCGAGGCCGTTGCGCAGCATGGCAACCTGGTCTTGGTAGCCGCTGCCGATCACGCCGTTGAGTTTGATGACGGCGGTGTGTTCTTTGTGTTTCGCGCCGAGTATTTTGTTGAAGCCGCCGCCGCTTTCGGCTTCAAGGCGGCCGGTGGTGCAGCTGTGGAAGGTGAAGAGGGTGCCGGCAAAGAGCATTGCGCCTACGCCGCGCCAGACGTTGCGCCAGAAGCGGCTGCTGCGCTGTTCTTTGTGGACGCTGAGGAGGAGTTTGTAGAGGGTGTCGCGCTCCCAGCTTTCCTGGCGGGGGGCGGATGGGGTGTGCTGCTGCTGGGTGTTGTCGCGCTGTTCTTCTTCGCGTTGGATTTTGAAGCTCATGGTGTTTCCGGTGGGTTGGGGGGTTGCGGGTAATGTGTACTGCGCCGTGGTTTTCCGCGCGGTTTTGTTTTCAGACGGCCTTACAGGGTGTGCAGGAAGGCGGGCAGTGCGGAGAGTGCGGGCAAGATACCGATGTTGGGGGCTTTGCGCAAGGTGTCGGGGCTGTGTGCGCCGGTGGCGATGCCGATGCCGCGCGCGCCGGCGTGGGCGGCCATTTCGAGGTCGTGGACGGTGTCGCCGGCAATCAGGCTTTCAGACGGCGCAAGGCAGAGTTCGCCGCAGATTTTGTACACCATGTCGGGGGCGGGTTTGGCGTGGCATTCGGTGGCGGTGGCGGTGGCCGCCCAGTAGGCGGCGGTGCCGCTTTCGCCGATGGCGCGTTCGAGGCCGCTGCGGCTTTTGCCGGTGGCGACGGCAAGCTCGAAGCCTTGCGCTTGGAGGGTGTCGAGGACGGGAAGCGCGTCGGGGAAGAGTTGTGTGCCGCAGTGGCGGGGGTGGAGGCTGGCGGCGGCGTAGACTTCTATGATTTCTTCCTGTTTGTGTTCGCCCGCATGGGGGGCGAGGGTGCGGACGATGCGGACGAGGGAGTAGCCGGCGAGGTTGCGGATGCGTTCGGGCTCGGGCTTGGGCAGGCCGCATTCGTAGAAGGTTTCGCGCAGGGTGTCGATAAGGGGGGCGGCGGTGTCGGCGAGGGTGCCGTCCCAGTCGAAGATGATGAGTTTGGGCTGCATGGTTTTCCTTTCGTGCCGCAGGCGGTTTCAGACGGCCTGCGGGGGGTTTAGAGGCCGAGTTCCCAGTTGGCTTTGGGATTGACGCAGAAGCCGTCGGTGCAGTTGGCGTAGTGGCGGAAGATGCGTTCGACGATTTCGTCGGCATCGTCGATGATTTCAAACAGTTCTGCGTCGGACGGGGCGATGAAGCCGCGTTCGAGCAGCCGGCTGTGTATCCAGTCGCAAAGCCCCTGCCAGAAGCTGCGGCCGACGAGGATGACGGGGCGGTGGGGGGTTTTGCCGGTTTGCACGAGGGTGAGGCTTTCGAAGAGTTCGTCGAGGGTGCCGAAGCCGCCGGGCATCACGATGTAGGCAACGGCGTGTTTGACGAACATGACTTTGCGCGGGAAGAAGTGTTGGAATTTGACCGACAGATCCTGATAGGGGTTGGCGTGCTGTTCGTGGGGCAGGACGATGTTGAGGCCGACGGCGGGGCTGTGTCCGGCAAACGCGCCTTTGTTGGCGGCTTCCATAATGCCGGGGCCGCCGCCGGAGATGACGGCGAAGCCCGCGTCGGAGAGCTTGCGGGCGATGGTTTCGGCCAAGAGGTAGTCGGGGTGGCTTGGCGGGGTGCGCGCGCTGCCGTAGATGCTGACGGCGGGACGGATGGCGCGCAGCTCTTCGCCTGCTTCGAGAAATTCGGACATGATTTTCAGCAGGTGGTAGCTTTCGCGGGCGTATATGTCGCGGCGGGCGGCTTCGGGCAGGGCGGGATCGGGCAGTTTGTCGTGCAGGGACATGGCGTTTTTCCTTGTGGCGGGCGGCGGTGCAAGATAAAAAATCTGTGGTTTTGTTTTTTCTATTTTATTCCACTATGTAAACATAAACAGTTTTGGCGGCGGTGGCAAACACGGAGGCCGTCTGAAAAGCGTTTTTCAGACGGCCTCTGTGGTGCGGGGGTGCGGTTTAGTGGTCCGATGCTCCGGCCGCGCCGATGCCGGTCATCGAGCGGACGTATTGTGCGTCGAAGCCTTCTTTGTCTTCGGCGGCGCGTTCGGATTTGTCGAATACGGACACCAGCCATGCAACCACAAACGCCAGCGGGATGGTAAACAGGGCGGGGTTGCCGTAGGGGAAAATCGCGCTTTCGTGGTGCAGCACGCTCACCCATACGGTGGGGCCGAGGACGATCAGCACCAGTGCTCCGATGAGTCCGGCAAAGCCGCCGGCCACTGCGCCGCGCGTGGTCAGGCCGCGCCAGAACATGCTGAGCATCAGCACGGGGAAGTTGGCCGAAGCGGCTACGGCGAAGGCAAGGCCGACCATAAAGGCGACGTTTTGGTTTTCAAAGGCCACGCCGAAGATGATGGCCAGCACGCCCAAGCCCAAGGTGGCGGCACGGGAAACGCGCATTTCCTCTTTGGGCAGGGCGCGGCCTTTGCGGATAACCGAAGAGTAGATGTCGTGGCTGACGGCGGACGCGCCCGAGAGGGTCAGTCCGGCCACCACCGCCAAAATGGTGGCGAAGGCCACGGCGGAAATAAAGCCCAGCAGCAGGTTGCCGCCGACGGCTGCGGAAAGGTGTACCGCCGCCATATTGGTGCCACCGATCATTTCGTATACGGTGTGCCCGTCTTTGACTACTGCTTTGAAAAACGACGGATTATTGGTCAGGAAGATAATCGCGCCAAAGCCGATGATGAAGGTCAGCAGGTAGAAGTAGCCGATGAAGCCGGTGGCAACCACCACCGATTTGCGGGCTTCGCGGGCATCGGGCACGGTAAAGAAACGCATCAGGATGTGCGGCAGGCCGGCGGTGCCGAACATCAGCGCGAAGCCGAGCGAGAGCGCGTCGATCGGGTTTTTCACCAGGCCGCCGGGCGCGAGGATGGCTTCGCCCTTGGTGTGGGTGTCGGCCGCTTTTTGGAACATGGCTTCCATGCTGAAGCCGCTGGCGTACAGCACCATAAAGGCCATGAAGGTTGCGCCGCCCAACAGCAGCACGGCCTTGATCATCTGCACCCAGGTTGTCGCCAGCATACCGCCGAACAGCACGTAGGCCACCATCAGCGCGCCGACAATCAGCACTGCCCAAAGATAGTCCATGCCGAACAAAAGCTGGATCAGTTTGCCCGCGCCCACTACCTGCGCAATGAGGTAGAGCATCACCACCAAAAGCGAGCCCGAAGCGGCAAACAGGCGCACCGGCGTTTGTTTCAGGCGGTAGGCCGCCACGTCGGCAAAGGTAAACTGGCCGAGGTTGCGCAGCCGTTCGGCCACCAGAAACAGTACCAGCGGCCAGCCCACCAGAAAGCCGGTGGAATAAATCAGGCCGTCGTAGCCGGAGGTGAACACCATGGCCGAAATGCCCAAAAACGATGCGGCCGACATAAAGTCCCCCGCAATCGCCAGCCCGTTTTGAAAGCCGGTGATGCCGCCGCCGGCGGTGTAGAAGTCTTTGGAGGAACGGTTTTTCTTCGCCGCCCACTTGGTAATCCACAGCGTTGCGCCCACGAAGATGAAGAACATAATCACGGCCGTCCAGTTGGTCGCCTGTTTTTCCACTTCGCCGGTAAACGCGTCCGCCCACAGAGAGCCGGAGCAGAGTGCCGCCAAGGCGGGAAAGATGAATTTTTGGTTTCTCATTTTATTTTTCTCCCGACAAAGTTTCGCGTACCGCTTCCTGTGTCATTTCTTCAAACTTGCCGTTGGCCAGCCACACATACACCAGCGTAATCAGGAAGGAAAACACAATCACAAACATCCCGACCCAGATGCCCCAAGTCGTTACCCCGCCGGGCGACACTTTGGCTGCCAGCGTTTGGGGCGAAGTGCCGATAATCCAAATATAGGCGGTGTACACGGCAAACACCGAGATCGAAAAGCCCCAGCCCAGCCATGCTTTCTGCCGCGCCATCGCGCGGAAGGCCGGATGCGCCAGCACCCGCGCCGCCCGCGCCTTTTCCTGCTCCTGGCGGGCTTTTTGATCCGTATTTTTCGTATTCATAGTTTTGCTCCTCTTCGATATTGATTGTTCGGATGGTTGCGGGCGGGACGGCCTGCAAACGGCAAAGCCCCGCCCTGCCCCGATTTATAAACAAGCGCGGAGCAGGCGGGCTAATATTATTTTTTGATAACCCGCATCCGCGCCGCAAATAACACAGAGTTTTCATCTTGAATTACAAAATGTTTTTTATAAAATCGGCTTTACCTGCCGCCCTTGTTTGTGTTAAAAAACGAAAAGCAAAATTTACAGAAAGGCCGTCTGAAAACAGGATTTCCGCTTTCGAACCGCCCCAACCAAAAGCAGACTGCAAAGGAAAAAGGAATACCCGCATGGACATCAACCAACTGCGCGCTTTCATCACCGTCGCCCACACCAAAAACCTGACTCAGGCCGCCGAGAAACTCTTTCTCTCCCAGCCCGCCGTGTCCGCCCAAATCAAAGCCCTCGAAGCCGATGTCGGCACTACCCTTTTTACCCGTACCAACAGCGGCATGACGCTGACCCGCGCCGGCGAAGTGCTGCTGCCCGAAGCCGAAGAGTTATTGCAGCACAAACACCGCCTCGAAACCTTCGCGCAAACCCTGTCCGAAAACTATGTCTGCCACGCCCGACTCGGCCTCATCCACCCCATCTTTCCCGCCAAAGTCAGCCGCCTTACCCGCAGCCTCACCCGCCGCGAACCCAATATCCAGCTCCATATCCAATACGGCATGAGCGGCGAAATTCTCAGCCGCATCCTTGCCAAACGCCTGCACGGCGGCTTCTTCCTCGGCAGCCTCGACCAGCGTACTCTGCAAAGCATCCCGCTGGAACACATCGCCTACTCCCTCATCTGCCACACCGACGACGAAAAAAGCCTGCGCAGCGGCCTGCCGCGCAGCCTCAACGGCTACACTTGGATTGAAATGTCCGGCGTGTCCGGCAGCCACAAAAACCTGCAACAGTTTTGGCACCGCCACAAGCTCACCCCGAAAAAGCAGATTATCTGCGACTATCCCCAAGCCATTATCGGCCTGGCCGCCGACGGCATCGGCCTGGCGATGGTACCCAAGCACAGCGCGCAGGCTGCGCAGCGGCAGGGCAGCCCCATTGCCCTAATCGACGAATTTGAGCAGCAGCTTCCCCTGCACTTCGTCTATCTCGACGAATACGGGCAGGATCCCGCCCTGCAGCTGATGCGCGATGCGGTGCTGGAAGTGTGGGACGGCGCAGAGGCCGTCTGAAACCGAAGAATCCGCCGCAAACCCGCTCTCCCCCTGCGCCCGCTCGGGGTCGGGTCGGGGAGGGGGCGGTTTGCAAAACTGCTTTCCCGCCCGCAAGCGCAGCCGAAACGGCAACAGCCCCCACCCTAACCCGCCCCCGCAGGCGGGAGAGGGAACAGAGGCCGTCTGAAAGCGCAGCTTCAACGAAGTGAAAACACGGATTCGGCTCATCCGAAATGCCGCTTGAGGTTTTCAGACG harbors:
- a CDS encoding L-threonylcarbamoyladenylate synthase, translating into MKRILCAAEAGRLKSRLRRGGLVAYPTESCFGIGCLPHHAKALKALVRLKRRPQHKGMIVVGDTLARLRPLLRPLAEDDAAALESIWPARQTFLLPAARNVPPLLRGRGRAALAVRVPAHEAARDLCRLLGTPLVSTSCNRAGKRPCRSTREVRRQFGRSVYVAAGRCGGSKTPSTMTDWATGRRLR
- a CDS encoding S49 family peptidase, producing the protein MSFKIQREEEQRDNTQQQHTPSAPRQESWERDTLYKLLLSVHKEQRSSRFWRNVWRGVGAMLFAGTLFTFHSCTTGRLEAESGGGFNKILGAKHKEHTAVIKLNGVIGSGYQDQVAMLRNGLEAAYADKNVKGIIIRANSPGGSPVISNTAFNEIRRLKEQHKNIPLYLVAEDMCASGCYYIAAAADKIYADPSSLVGSIGVIGGSFDFTELMDKLGIKRRLRTAGSNKGMGDPFSPETPEQTAIWQKMLDDIHGEFINAVKTGRGSRLKTGDPEIFSGRIYTGLEAQKNGLIDGFGNIYSVARDQIKAPELVDYTPDEDDLARAISRRLNSEVQNQVRQSLQNLDNKGW
- a CDS encoding HAD hydrolase-like protein, translating into MQPKLIIFDWDGTLADTAAPLIDTLRETFYECGLPKPEPERIRNLAGYSLVRIVRTLAPHAGEHKQEEIIEVYAAASLHPRHCGTQLFPDALPVLDTLQAQGFELAVATGKSRSGLERAIGESGTAAYWAATATATECHAKPAPDMVYKICGELCLAPSESLIAGDTVHDLEMAAHAGARGIGIATGAHSPDTLRKAPNIGILPALSALPAFLHTL
- a CDS encoding TIGR00730 family Rossman fold protein; this translates as MSLHDKLPDPALPEAARRDIYARESYHLLKIMSEFLEAGEELRAIRPAVSIYGSARTPPSHPDYLLAETIARKLSDAGFAVISGGGPGIMEAANKGAFAGHSPAVGLNIVLPHEQHANPYQDLSVKFQHFFPRKVMFVKHAVAYIVMPGGFGTLDELFESLTLVQTGKTPHRPVILVGRSFWQGLCDWIHSRLLERGFIAPSDAELFEIIDDADEIVERIFRHYANCTDGFCVNPKANWELGL
- a CDS encoding cation acetate symporter, with the translated sequence MRNQKFIFPALAALCSGSLWADAFTGEVEKQATNWTAVIMFFIFVGATLWITKWAAKKNRSSKDFYTAGGGITGFQNGLAIAGDFMSAASFLGISAMVFTSGYDGLIYSTGFLVGWPLVLFLVAERLRNLGQFTFADVAAYRLKQTPVRLFAASGSLLVVMLYLIAQVVGAGKLIQLLFGMDYLWAVLIVGALMVAYVLFGGMLATTWVQMIKAVLLLGGATFMAFMVLYASGFSMEAMFQKAADTHTKGEAILAPGGLVKNPIDALSLGFALMFGTAGLPHILMRFFTVPDAREARKSVVVATGFIGYFYLLTFIIGFGAIIFLTNNPSFFKAVVKDGHTVYEMIGGTNMAAVHLSAAVGGNLLLGFISAVAFATILAVVAGLTLSGASAVSHDIYSSVIRKGRALPKEEMRVSRAATLGLGVLAIIFGVAFENQNVAFMVGLAFAVAASANFPVLMLSMFWRGLTTRGAVAGGFAGLIGALVLIVLGPTVWVSVLHHESAIFPYGNPALFTIPLAFVVAWLVSVFDKSERAAEDKEGFDAQYVRSMTGIGAAGASDH
- a CDS encoding DUF485 domain-containing protein, yielding MNTKNTDQKARQEQEKARAARVLAHPAFRAMARQKAWLGWGFSISVFAVYTAYIWIIGTSPQTLAAKVSPGGVTTWGIWVGMFVIVFSFLITLVYVWLANGKFEEMTQEAVRETLSGEK
- a CDS encoding LysR family transcriptional regulator encodes the protein MDINQLRAFITVAHTKNLTQAAEKLFLSQPAVSAQIKALEADVGTTLFTRTNSGMTLTRAGEVLLPEAEELLQHKHRLETFAQTLSENYVCHARLGLIHPIFPAKVSRLTRSLTRREPNIQLHIQYGMSGEILSRILAKRLHGGFFLGSLDQRTLQSIPLEHIAYSLICHTDDEKSLRSGLPRSLNGYTWIEMSGVSGSHKNLQQFWHRHKLTPKKQIICDYPQAIIGLAADGIGLAMVPKHSAQAAQRQGSPIALIDEFEQQLPLHFVYLDEYGQDPALQLMRDAVLEVWDGAEAV